ctggcccaatgctcaaaccactaggttacctgagTAGAAACATCAAggctgatcaatggaaacaggatgcacttgagctcaattttgagtctcatagcaaagggtctgaatacttaagtaaataaggtatctgttgtTATTTGTAAGAAATttgcaaaaacctgtttttgctttgtcattgtggggtattgtgtgtagattgatgaggaggggAAAATAATTGAActcattttagaatatggctgtaacgtaccaaatgtggaaaaagggaaggggatggaatactttccaaatgcactgtatgtcactCAAAACAGTCTTCCATCCTCACCATGAAAATCCAGATGACTTGAATGTGTGTTTTCTGAGGCTGGATCTGTGGAGAAGCTATTCAGCTCCCTGACTGCTCCAGCCGGGACCACCTTACTCTTCTCCTACAAGAAGACAAAGCATTACAAACTGACATTGCTACTTAGGTTGATAAATAAGAAAATAACTTACTTCTTTTGTATCCACCACTGGTACCCATTTGAATATCCTCAAAGATGTGTCTCCAACAGTGACCCATTTCTTCTCCCTGTAGAAAACAATGAGTGCGCTCCTTCACGTTCAGATAGTTCAAGGGTCAAGTGCACCAAGGATTCCAGATTGTACAAACCGTTCACATATCCCTTCCATATAGTGGAATTATACCAATGAATGCAATGCTATTAGTGGAAGCTGCTACAAATAAGCGAGGATACCTCACTGGCTATGGTTGGCTAGTATTTTATTGATTACTACACGACAGTCACTGCATAGTTCGATTGCTAGCCTGTCTGTCCATTCCCCAATTataagcaagctagctaactagctttaCACAAGTGTACTTTTGGGTCCCGCCTCTTGTTGAAAAGCCACTTGTCTCGAGGGAGAAAGCTTTACAGTGATAATCATTGGCTGTGCTCTCGGTCTTTCACTGTCATTCTGTCTCAAACCACGCCTCCATGTCGCTGAACTTTCTGTATCGGCAATCTTTAATGATCTTTCACACAAATAAATAGTGTTGAACTTACCATCTTCTGACCCTCTCAATGGCCGCCATCACCTTCTTCATGTCATCTTTAGCGCGGCTTCGTGTCTCAGCGCGAACCGAGCGTCCAGACATATTTGTGCTTGGTTTTAGTTTTATTTGCCTCCGACAGACTGTTTAGCTTTAGCGAGCTCTCCGTCCTGCCCACCGAATCTCGCGAGCTTTCGGGACCCATTCACTTCTTGTTCTCACAGAACGCCCTCACTAAATGTGCATGTGTTTACATGAAGAAACCATCTGGGGTCACTTGTTACATTGTAGTTACACTGGCATCACTAAGGCCGTGCCTAGACTTGACAGTTCATGCAGCTTTCTTGTTCTTATCATGGAATTCCGATCTCGTCACGCGTCTACACCTACATTTAAATGTATCCACCGTGTCTCTCCAATAGGAAAAATGTGTTTCTCCTTGCTCCCTCAGGACAACAGAAGTGTTTTATTTCAAAGGGATATTGTGTCTATTCCTTATGTCACAACTTACAGGAATACATTTGTCAATAATATCTGTTTGAAAAAAGTCGGGTTTTTTTCCCACACAAATACCTGCTAGTTAACAAGGTCAAAAGAGGTATCTTTCAAAATGATCTATAAGTATTAACATGCGAAACATTACCTGAAGAAATTCAAAAAAGACTAACAATTAACTATACTTTTTGTGTTGTGCATCCAGAAACAGTTTTGCATTTATTTTGGCATTGTCAACATGTAAAGAAATTAGTTTTATAATTGTTATATTCCTGATGACCTTTGTTTATTATGGGAGAATTTGCTGCTAGGTTTCCTTAACTATAATAAGGATAGAGGAAAAACAATTTTACCTCATGAATCTAATTGTGCTAATGGAACATTTTCATATTCATAAATGTACATTCACTAATAAAAAAAACACTCCCATGTTTTCTATGAGGAATTCTAGCAGTACATTAATACAATGTTCCATTATTTTCCATTACtgcaataaaaaaaacataaaataaaaataaaaataataattaaaaccaGGAACGTATTTCCTCACCAGTGATATTTCCTAGCCTCTCGCTCCCAAACATATGTTTTATGGAGAGCTGTAGGCGAATTGCTGAAGACGTCGTCCACTGTATGCGACGTCTTGCATCCAGAGTGAAGAGAAACCCTGACCACCAGTAGTTGGTTACTGCCATCAAGTTGTTGTTGTGTTATCAGATTTAGGTGCTTCCACCGTTTGCCAAATGGATACTGGCATTTGAATATGTTGCAGGCAAAAGGGAATCctttaaagaacaaattcttatttacaatgacggcctaccccggccaaaccctaacctggacgacgctgggccaattgtgcgccgccctatgcgactcccaatcacagccggttgtgatacagcctggaatcaaaccagggtctgtagtgacacctctaaccctgagatgcagtgccttagaccgctacatctacatttaaatgtaGGTGTAGACAGAATGTGTTCGGTATTCCATCAGAACGAACACAAAAGCTGCATGAACTGTCAAGTCTAGACATCGAGTGTACAaagcattaggaacactttcTTAATATtggagttgcaccccttttgccctcaataACCTAAATTGATCGGGCAtagactacaaggtgtcaaaagcgttccacagggatgcttcccacagttgtcaagctggctggatgtactttgggtgatggaccattctttatacacatgaaaaactgttgagagtgaaaaacccagcaagattgcagttcttgacatattcaaactggtgcacctggtacctactaccacaccccattcaaaggcacttcaatcttttgtcttgcccattcacccgctgaatggcacacatacacaatccatctctcaattgtctcaaggcttaaagatccttctttaacatgtctcctccccttcatcaacactaattgaagtggatttaacatgcaATGTCATTGGggtcatagttttcacctggatagGATGTCATGGAAATTATTGTTAGTTTAGTATGTTTCTACAGAGGAACTGTAGAAACACGAGGCACCCCAGCTGAATTCTGGTCCTATTATACAACAAATGTTTGTGTTGCCAAAGCAAAGCAAGCTCTTCTATAGTAGTAGGATTACTGGTCCGAAGACAGAGAACATAGTATTCCTGACTTCGAGCCAGGCAGAGCATTCACAAAACAAAACAGAGCCATATTTCTATAGAAACATATCatgatttatttattaaaacCAGCATGCAAATGCCACATCCCTGACAGGAGTCAAATTGCATGCCATTCTgtggaggcagtgagagagaaggggaggaagagagagatcgaAATAGGGGTCTACACACCAAGCCTAGGGCGGGTGGGGGGCTTTAGTTCTTTAATCCTTGGGTGCTGTGAGCACAGTGTCCAGCGCGCTCTGCGCCTCCTGTATCTGCTGTTTTAGCCTTTGTTTCATGCCCTCGTTCTGGGCCTTCTTCAGCATGGCCTGCATGTCCTGGATGGCCGCACGGTAGCCCGGGGCATTGTGGAACACACGTACCGCCCGGTCCCCGCTGCACACCAGATAGCGGCTGTTGATGTCAAACCTCAGATCAGTGATCTCCTCGCTGTGGACTCCGTGGAACTCCTCCTCCAGCTGACCCGTGGAGGTGCTGTACATGGCAACACTGCAGCTGCTGGAGATGGCCACCACGCGGGCGTCCGGCGACAGGGCCACACGGCTTCCCTCCGACGACTGGCAAGGCACTGACTTCAGTAGGTAGGGGTCCTGTTGCTTCTTGTACTCCACATCCGTGTCCCACAGTCGCCATGTGCCATCCTTAGACACAGTGGCCATTCTGGGGGAAAAGAAAGACGGTTTCACATACCTCAATGGGGGAAATCTTCCTTATGAATGTTATCATAATGTCATCCATGCAAATCAAGCATCAATGTTTTGAAAGGATACCACACAATGCATGCCTTACCTGCGTGAGTCGTTAGAGAACGCAAAGGAGTGGACTCCAGCTGAATGGCCCTTTAGGTCGAAGGCGCGGGCCACCTCTTTGAACTCGCCACCCTTCCCGAAGCACACCTCCCACACCTTCACGTCAGGAGTGAAGCCACATGAGGCAACAAACCTGAAGACAGAAAACCATCCAGAAATGATCTACCTGAGAGTAATATTACATTAGCTATAAAACCCACACAGACTTGTTTAGGGTACTGACCTGCCACATGGTGAGATGGCAGCGTAGGAGTTGGTCATCTGGTTGGTGATGACAGAGGCCAGTACCTCTCCTTTCAGGTCCCAGATGAGGATGTTGGTGTCAGTGGAGGCACTCATGATGAACTTGCCTGGAACACAGAAAACAAAAAGGGAGACGGATGAGATTTTAGACTGGAACAAGGGTCTCTTTCATAACTTCTAACAGTCAATAATCATAAAAATGAGCATATCACACATTCACATCTTCCTGCCTTTTAGTCATTCAGTCTGAATACATTTAGCAGTCATACCCGTCTCTGCGATGCCGATGTTGATGACATTGGTCTTGTGTTTCTGAGGGAAGTCTTCAGGGGCAGCTTTGAAAGTGAAGCTACCATCATCCTTCTTGGTCATCTTGAAGATGCGAATAGTATCTCCGTTAGCCAGCCAAGTAATGAAGGCCCTGCAAACCAAGACAGAGTGAAAATAGGTATAGAAAGACAAGAGGCTCTCTATccatctacagtgcatttggaaagtattcagaccctttgacttttcccacattttgttatgttgcacctgagctcaatttggtgtctcatagcaaaaggtctgaatacttgtgtaaatattttttatttaatacattcgcaaacatttctaaaaactatttttgctttgtcattatggggtattgtgtgtatattgatgtgggaaaaaaaacatttcatcCCTTTTATAAtaagaaggctgtaacgtaacaaaatgtggaaaaagtcaaggggtctgaatactttccgaatgtactgtatctatacCCTTTGTTCTGGacatgcgtgggtgtgtgtgtactttgAGTCAGGGCTGAAGCGGACCAGCGTGGCGTGGTCCAGCTCTACGTTGGCCCTCAGACATTTATGGTCTCTGTCCAGGAAGTCCTTGGTACTCCATATCCTGACAGTGCGGTCATCAGCACAAGTAGCTAGGTACTTCCCGTTGCTGCTGAAGTCCAGGGATGTCACATTGCCACTGTGACTCTGGGGAGAAAGGCAGAGACGAGTCAGCCAAGGTGTTGTTGAATTTCCCCTACCCTGACTGccagccctctcctccaaccACCTGTCCAATCCCCCACCAGCAAAGGAAGGACTTCAGCCAATCCACCAGGTTAATTAAACACTCACCTGTCACTAATCAATGTGCagaccaaactttacagtttgccGAAGTGTCTTTTGCAATACCTTTCGTGTTTTTGGATGCGTTTATGATAAGCTTGTTCTTATTTCTTGATTTATATTATCATTTGATTGGAGAACATTTACTGTTATTATTTCCCTTCCTTGTTTTTCCAGTTAATCATCTCCAACCATTGTGAATGAGTGGGCATCAGCCTTTTAAACTGCAACCTCCATCTCTGTGCTTTAATAGATACCACCATGATTGCCCCAACTCAAACCAGTAACCTAAACTCTGATCAGTTTTTACACAATCGATGATCAAGCATCAGATAATTCTGTAACCTCGTCACACACCACGGTCATTacatcatttttttattttaccattatttaacttggcaagtttgtaaataagaatttgttcttaactatgaCGTCCTAaaaaaaggcaaaaggccttctGCGGGGACGGGGATACAAAAAtatagaacaaaaacacacatcgCAACAAGAGAGacaatacaacactacataaagagagacctaagacaacatagcatggtagcaacatgacaacataacatggtagcaacacaacatgacaacaacatggtagcaacacaacatggcagctgcacaaaacatggtacaaacattattgggcacagacaacagcacaaaagggtaagaaggtagagacaaaaaTACATCACAaaaaagcagccacaactgtcagttagagtgtccatgattgagtctttgaatgaagaaatTGAGATAAACTGgacagtttgagtgtttgttgcagctcgttccagttgctagctgcagtgaactgaagagacgagtgacccagggatgtgtgtgctttggggacctttaacagaatgtgactggcagaacgggtgttgtatgtggaggatgagggctgcagtagatatctcacaTGGAGGGGGCTAAGAGGGTTTTAAGCATCAACctgtgggtcttgcgacaggtatacagagattaccagtttacagaagagtatagagtgcagtgacgtgtcttataaggagcattggtggtaaATCTGATgcccgaatggtaaagaacatctagccgctcaagagcacccttacttgccgatctataaattaagtctttataatctagcatgggtaggatggtcatctgaatcagggttagtttagcagctggggtgaaagaggagtgattacgatagaggaaaccaagtctagatttaactttagcctgcagctttgtgtgctgagagaaggacagtgtaccatctagccatactcccaagtacttgtgcCTGGTTGGTGCAGCTTATCATGCATTAAACAACTGGCTTGTGGGTTGGTTCTTAGCAACCCTTGGCAATGACATCATTCACTCTAGTAAATGCCTAAATATGTCCAGAGAGAAAAAAGGTGAAACGAGAGGATTACTCTGCCCAAAATCTGAAAGCGTGAGATAAGCAGACCAAGTTGGGATATTATGTTTGGAGGACTATGAGAGAGTGTTGAATTACGTGAGGCTTATTTGACCGAAGAGAGGTTTTGTAATGTTTAGGCTTTTACAAAatgtactgatataagtggatACATGTGGCATTCTGGCAACTTTGAAAAAAAACTGTTGTTCACACATGTATCTGccctcattggctagaatggtcccacctgatctcgcctccCATCTTCGAGAACAtgcatttccattgttagagtggTCACTCAACTATCTTGTCTATATCATAGATCATCTTTGATAAGGCGTAATATGGGTTTCACAGTATGTGAAGCATGGCCCACCTTCAAGGAGGATGCCAGGAGAGGATGGCTGAAGGTTTGCTGCTGGGCTTTCTCCTTGCGAGGACGCTGTTGTTTTTGTTTCTTGGCAGTGGAAGCCTTCACTGCACtttcctctgctgcaggggaTGAATTGGCATCTTGTTACACAAGACGTTCAATATGACACTTTCTAGTAACTTCCATTATCAAAATGTTCAAACTTCTGGTTGCTTTCTCCTCTGGAAGCGGTAAATGTTTTGAAACAACATCTTACAATTCTGTAACAAAACAATGTTTAGGTCTATTAAATTGCTAGACGGGCAAAAACAGCAGCCATATTGGTCTAAGAGAAATCCGGTGTAATTGGAATTAATGGTAGAAAAGGCATAATCCTTATATTACTAATGCAGGAAAATAAAAGGTGTTTGATATTAGAAATTGTGTAATATAATGATTGTCAACCTAAAATAGTCAAATAATTATACAGTTTATAAGGGTTTTATACCAATGTGCTGTACAAATAGCCTCTAAAATATGTAAACAGACCATAAATGTCTACATTTTTGTTTCCTTGGAAAGCTTTGGGTGATATGATACAATATTGGTATTTGTTGCATTTACAACTTGTCTAAGTCTTATcatcaactgatttcagccagTCTATGGTGCAtgattgactgcattgtttgaatggaatgttggcatattggcagtTAATTAGAAAAATTCTAAAACTGGCTGCCTAGTTAGCTAACAAACAGTGCAGATACATTCTttaaattcattattttacacaatatcttatcacagaactggcaaaccatggttgaccaactccctgacccACAGAAGTATGAATTAGAATTCTAattaatttaataggatctctatggacTGCCCTTTATACCATCATAAGAAGATTAAAGTCCCTTCTAGTATTCTAATTGCATGGTATTGGTCACCATTTAATTCAATCTTTCTTCCAGGAACAAGTTTATGGCTGGCTTCGGGACATGTAGAGAATTTTGACCTGGTGCCAATACTTATAAATGAATATATCTATTCTAACTGTCATCAAGGACCACTGGCTTATATTACATTGTGTAACTTGCACCTGTTTGagacagctagctaacgttagtacaATAGCAATCCATAGCAACAAGACATGCAAACAAGCAAGAGGAGCAACTTACCAGCCGAGTCCTCTTCTTTCTGCTCTAGTTGATCACTTATTTCTCCTTTCTGCTTTCCCACAGCGATGGCGACCAAAATTATCAGCATTCCTATTAATACGGTCAAGGCAATAAGAGCAGCAAACTCCATCTTTGCACAGTTGTGCCACGTTAGCACTGGCTAAAATTATAGCTAACTAAAGCTAGCTAGAAAACTCTGAGAAGCTAGCctaggtaacgttagctactTGCTGTGCATGCAGCTTTGCTCAGCTAACAATATCGGTGTATTTAAATATAAATAATGTTGTAGTTATTAACTGTATGACATGCAAAATCGACTACTCTAACTTGCTTTACAAATGCATAAACATTCGTCTTTATTCAGTTTCTGAAGTCAGTAGCAGAGCACGGTCAAAGAAAGTACAGTATGTAACTGTCGCACGGTCGTAGGCACTCTGAGTTCTAACGTAAATCGATACCTACATTTTTCATTTGGCAGTAAAGCATATTGCCCACTTGCAGAAACGTGGGTGTCGTGGAGATATATTCATGTAGTTGTACATAATGATAACACATTCTCTGTAAAAAATTACTCTAAACTAGTTTTCTAACAATGGCTTTGTACGTGAAAGCTGCCGAGATTATCGAGAAAGTGGAGAGGAAGCAGGCTGCTTTATAGACTGGTTTACGACAGTACATTTCAGGTAATTTGCTACAGTGTActgagtacagtagctagctagctaacgcctTGCTCTGTCAACATTTACCACGTAGCTAACCAGTAAATATCAAATAACACAGGCAACACCTTGCTGTTCATGCCTAGAAGCTAAAGATATTTTCAGCAGAGATTAACTTTACAGCAGTACTATGGGTGTTAATATTGTTAACAATAATGCTCTCACCTCACCAGAATATCAAGCATCTGTTTGCCCTGGTGTGAGACACAGAAGTTTTCATCTATCCTCCAAGAGATCATTGAGTCCACAAAGCTCCTCAAACAAACTAAGATAAAAAATTAATCTTGCCAAGGACCAGGTAATGTGAAACACATTGGACAATTCTCTCCCCCATCCTGCCTTTTtgaacaaaaagcttatttttttcaaaactaggcatgtcagttaagaacaaattattttttacagtgACCAATTTAGCGCTGCCCATTGGGACTACCAATCACAGTCCCTCCAACATATAGTTCTTCAAGCCGGATATTTAATATGCAGGCATTTGTTTCGACCCAGACGAACACACCGGATTATGTACTGTAATTGATTCAGGCGTGCTAGAACATGGATAGAACAAAAGCTGCACACCCTGTGGATCAGATCCCCATGGACAAAGATTGAAGAACACTGCCCCAACACCATGGCTGGTCACTTACCTCTTGTTTGTTCCTGTCCATTACACAGGTTCTGGTGTATGACCTAGTTGTTGGTAAGGGGCTGCAGTGTGGCAGGGCCTGGAAGGCTCTGATGATGAAGCACTGCTCCGGACTGCAGGCTGCCCTGGCCGGCATGAAGATCAAGCAGAAGGTCAGCTGCAACCAGGACCtactctcctccagtctccagcagcCTGAAGGTTGGATTGATTGATCCTTATTACTCATGTTAGAAAATAAGTTATTTTAGCTGCAAAAATATGGAGTGGCATAGTAGTCTTAGATAGGAAATGTATGTACGCTAATATTACTGGCTTAGTAACATGCTTCTGAAGTCTGTACAGCTGGTCAACTGTTTTGCATTATTCACACTGTCTGGGATACTTCACTGGAAATATGTTCCTCAGGCTATCAGCTCCCAAGGTATGTGCGTGTGAACATATTAAAGACCACGGTGGAGGACGCCATCGATTACCTAAAGAGAGAGGTCTTTCGCCTTCCTGGGACAAGCCTACAAAGTCAGTCAGTGACAAGCCTTGGATGTTTCTTTATTCCCTGTTAATTATATTGACTGAGCATGGGCTCATTCTAGTGATCGAGGTTGACATTAGGCAAATTAAAACCAAAATGTGTGTTTCTGATGTCCAGGCTCAATGACCTGAATCTGAAGGGGAAATCCTTTGTGGGTGACCTGCAACTTTCAGACCTGCTGGTTGTCTCTGCGAAGACAGACTTCCATGACCACAATCTCTACAAGGCTGGCCACATCATTCTACAAGACAAGGTATGGATTCTAAATGCGTCCTTCcatcctttccttccttccttccttccttgagGTCATCCCTGATCTGTACATGATTGGATGAGGTTACCTTGTAAGATCTATTCTGATAAAAGAAAGAAGCTAAGATGCATTTCAAACAAGGCCCATGGACTTGcatgtctactactgtctcccTGCGTACTTCGTGAACCCTCTTACAGGCAGCCATGTCCTGGCTCCTGTACAGCGCCGGGGAACAACACCAACCACCTCGCCACCATCATGAATAACAAAGGGTAAAGCTTGATTGAAATATGGAGGGTCAATTTCCCAGACCCAGACTAAGCATACTCCTGGACTAAATACCATGTTTAATAGTCCAGAAATAGACTTATTCTGGGTCAGAGAAACTTATGTCCTGTGATGTTAATCCTGAAAAAAGTTAAGGTTACTTGTTTGATCAGATTTCAAAGCACATTGTAAGGGTTACTTGTCTCACCTCACACCTTTGACCAAAACCTCCTTTCTGGCCTGTGTTGAAGGAAACGGTTTGCCTTTGACCTGGACGCCAAGCATCTCTCCACAATGTCACATGTCAGCAGCTGGCCAATCAGGACATCCTAAAGGTGGACCCGGATGGTCCGCAGTATAGATGTGGAGTACATTCCTCTTGACCCATCGTGCAGCGGATCAGGTAACAACATGACCTGTCTTtctgaggggtatactacaaagtaggttcaatgagttagccagctaactttgataaacaaccataaataaccatacattttctgatgtaaactcagcaaaaaaagaattgtcctctcac
Above is a genomic segment from Oncorhynchus masou masou isolate Uvic2021 chromosome 12, UVic_Omas_1.1, whole genome shotgun sequence containing:
- the LOC135550782 gene encoding transducin beta-like protein 2, giving the protein MEFAALIALTVLIGMLIILVAIAVGKQKGEISDQLEQKEEDSAAEESAVKASTAKKQKQQRPRKEKAQQQTFSHPLLASSLKSHSGNVTSLDFSSNGKYLATCADDRTVRIWSTKDFLDRDHKCLRANVELDHATLVRFSPDSKAFITWLANGDTIRIFKMTKKDDGSFTFKAAPEDFPQKHKTNVINIGIAETGKFIMSASTDTNILIWDLKGEVLASVITNQMTNSYAAISPCGRFVASCGFTPDVKVWEVCFGKGGEFKEVARAFDLKGHSAGVHSFAFSNDSRRMATVSKDGTWRLWDTDVEYKKQQDPYLLKSVPCQSSEGSRVALSPDARVVAISSSCSVAMYSTSTGQLEEEFHGVHSEEITDLRFDINSRYLVCSGDRAVRVFHNAPGYRAAIQDMQAMLKKAQNEGMKQRLKQQIQEAQSALDTVLTAPKD